In a single window of the Littorina saxatilis isolate snail1 linkage group LG3, US_GU_Lsax_2.0, whole genome shotgun sequence genome:
- the LOC138962114 gene encoding ras-like GTP-binding protein RHO — protein MFLCCVRGEKEEDTGPKRLKLVVVGDGDCGKTCLLYRFSYDEFFTKYIPTVFEVETKTVYYKEKQVELVMFDTAGQEDYDRLRPFSYNDTDIAIVCFSIDSPDSLDNVMLNWVPEIRYFCGNIPILLVGNKKDLRDAHSTQVLHTDPIEAAEIQMAEKEPASINTIKYDEGLATATKIEAVGYYETSAKLGVGTDALFEAVIRAGMESKVKKSTGLFRFRKT, from the exons ATGTTTCTCTGTTGTGTGCGTGGCGAAAAAG AGGAGGACACAGGACCCAAGAGGCTGAAGCTGGTAGTCGTTGGAGACGGTGATTGCGGAAAGACTTGCCTGCTGTACCGCTTTTCTTATGATGAGTTCTTCACCAAGTACATCCCCACAGTCTTTGAGGTCGAGACGAAGACAGTGTACTACAAAGAGAAACAG GTGGAGCTAGTCATGTTCGACACAGCCGGGCAGGAAGACTACGACCGACTCCGACCTTTCTCCTACAACGACACCGACATTGCCATCGTCTGCTTCTCCATCGACAGCCCCGACAGCCTGGACAACGTCATGCTCAACTGGGTGCCGGAGATCAGGTACTTCTGTGGAAACATCCCCATCCTTCTGGTTGGGAACAAGAAAGATCTCCGGGATGCACACAGCACTCAAGTTTTGCACACCGACCCCATCGAAGCGGCAGAAATACAAATGGCCGAAAAAGAACCTGCGTCAATCAATACGATAAAATACGACGAAGGACTGGCCACGGCAACCAAAATAGAAGCCGTTGGTTATTACGAAACTTCTGCCAAGTTGGGTGTAGGTACTGACGCACTTTTCGAAGCCGTGATTCGAGCAGGAATGGAGAGCAAGGTGAAGAAATCCACGGGACTCTTTCGATTCAGGAAAACGTGA
- the LOC138962112 gene encoding uncharacterized protein, with the protein MTPPLHNDALRSDVSPPVYDVKPTADSRVTTTKKSDDKVLSGGNDLSPLESPDLRQDDATRVNVSNFPSYEVQPKSDSHSIKNIDKSDGSDEKGSSGEKKLSSILIVPKDAIRSIISSSPPHDVNPTADTQDKNAKKSAGSDDKINALSDGKKPSSILIVHKDAIRLNMSSSPPNDVKPTADTHEKNAEKSAGSDDKIKASSAGKKLSFLKISSLPNDNTTRLNMTSSPPYDIKQSTDAHFTNGSYLQGSEDVTSSGGKKFSSLSVGLCIAGGFTLLVLFFSRSHHFRASMVAVKEKGTSNQ; encoded by the coding sequence ATGACGCCTCCGCTACATAATGACGCTTTACGGTCTGACGTATCTCCTCCTGTGTACGACGTTAAGCCAACAGCCGATTCCCGTGTCACGActacaaagaaatcagacgacaaggTTTTGTCTGGTGGAAATGACCTTTCTCCTCTAGAATCTCCGGATCTGCGACAGGATGACGCAACTCGCGTAAACGTTTCAAACTTTCCATCGTATGAAGTCCAACCGAAATCTGATTCCCACAGTATTAAGAATATCGACAAATCAGATGGTTCTGACGAAAAAGGATCGTCTGGTGAAAAGAAACTGTCTTCTATACTAATTGTACCTAAGGACGCAATCCGCTCAATCATTTCATCATCCCCACCGCATGACGTCAACCCGACAGCAGATACTCAGGACAAGAATGCAAAGAAATCTGCTGGTTCTGATGACAAAATTAACGCTTTGTCTGATGGAAAGAAACCGTCTTCTATACTAATTGTACATAAGGACGCAATCCGCTTAAACATGTCATCATCCCCACCGAATGACGTCAAACCGACAGCAGATACTCACGAGAAGAATGCAGAGAAATCTGCTGGTTCTGATGACAAAATAAAGGCTTCGTCTGCTGGAAAGAAACTGTCGTTCCTGAAGATTTCATCTCTTCCAAATGACAACACAACCCGTTTAAACATGACGTCATCCCCACCGTATGACATCAAACAAAGCACTGATGCTCATTTCACAAATGGATCTTACTTACAGGGGTCTGAGGACGTGACTTCATCGGGTGGAAAGAAATTTTCTTCGCTATCCGTGGGCCTTTGTATTGCTGGTGGCTTTACACTGcttgtcctttttttttctaGGTCCCACCATTTCAGAGCAAGCATGGTTGCGGTTAAAGAGAAAGGAACCAGCAACCAGTGA